A stretch of DNA from Streptomyces gobiensis:
AGATGCAGTCGCTCTGCCTGAATGTGGAGGTGCTGTCCTCAGACGGTATGTCCATCGAAATGCGAGACACCGACGAGGACGTCTTCCGCGCCGCGGAAGAGCTCGGTATCGACCTGTCCCGGCGCGAGCCGAGCAGCGTCGAAGAGGTCTGACGGGCAAGCCGGGGAGTCCCTGCACAAGAGAACAAAGGGGCTCCCCGGCTCTCCCCGGACCCCGTTCAGACCACCGATTGACACGACCCTGAGAGGGATTGACGAGAGTGCTCGACGTCAACTTCTTCGACGAACTGCGGATTGGCCTCGCCACCGCTGACGACATCCGTCAGTGGTCCCATGGTGAGGTCAAGAAGCCGGAGACCATCAACTACCGCACGCTCAAGCCGGAAAAGGACGGGCTCTTCTGCGAGAAGATCTTCGGTCCTACCCGGGATTGGGAGTGCTACTGCGGCAAGTACAAGCGCGTCCGCTTCAAGGGCATCATCTGTGAGCGCTGCGGCGTCGAGGTGACCCGCGCCAAGGTGCGCCGTGAGCGGATGGGCCACATTGAGCTGGCCGCACCCGTCACCCACATCTGGTACTTCAAGGGCGTCCCATCGCGCCTGGGCTATCTGCTCGACCTGGCCCCGAAGGACCTTGAGAAGGTCATCTACTTCGCCGCATACATGATCACGTATGTGGACGAGGAGCGCCGTACGCGCGATCTGCCCTCGCTGGAGGCCCATGTCTCCGTGGAGCGTCAGCAGATCGAGCAGCGCCGCGACGCCGACCTTGAGGCCCGCGCCAAGAAGCAGGAGGCCGACCTGGCCGAGCTTGAGGCCGAGGGCGCCAAGGCCGATGTCCGCCGTAAGGTGCGCGAGGGCGCGGAGCGCGAGATGAAGCAGCTCCGGGACCGCGCGCAGCGCGAGATCGACCGCCTCGACGAGGTGTGGAACCGCTTCAAGAACCTCAAGGTGCAGGACCTGGAGGGCGACGAGCTGCTCTACCGCGAGCTGCGCGACCGCTTCGGGACCTACTTCGACGGCTCCATGGGCGCCGCCGCGCTGCAGAAGCGTCTGGAGACCTTCGACCTCGAAGAAGAAGCGGAGAAGCTCCGGGAGATCATCCGTACTGGCAAGGGGCAGAAGAAGACCCGTGCGCTCAAGCGCCTCAAGGTCGTCTCCGCCTTCCTGCAGACCAGCAACAGCCCCAAGGGCATGGTGCTGGACTGCGTGCCGGTGATCCCGCCGGACCTGCGTCCGATGGTGCAGCTGGACGGTGGCCGCTTCGCGACCTCCGACCTGAACGACCTGTACCGCCGCGTCATCAACCGCAACAACCGCCTCAAGCGTCTCCTTGACCTCGGTGCGCCCGAGATCATCGTGAACAACGAGAAGCGGATGCTGCAGGAGGCCGTCGACGCCCTGTTCGACAACGGCCGCCGCGGCCGTCCGGTCACCGGCCCGGGCAACCGCCCGCTGAAGTCGCTGTCCGACATGCTCAAGGGCAAGCAGGGCCGCTTCCGGCAGAACCTGCTGGGTAAGCGCGTCGACTACTCGGCCCGTTCCGTCATCGTCGTCGGCCCGCAGCTCAAGCTGCACCAGTGCGGTCTGCCGAAGGCCATGGCGCTGGAGCTGTTCAAGCCGTTCGTGATGAAGCGCCTGGTCGATCTGAACCACGCGCAGAACATCAAGTCGGCCAAGCGCATGGTCGAGCGTCAGCGCACCGTGGTGTACGACGTCCTCGAAGAGGTCATCGCCGAGCACCCGGTCCTGCTGAACCGTGCGCCGACCCTGCACCGTCTGGGTATCCAGGCCTTCGAGCCGCAGCTGGTCGAGGGCAAGGCCATTCAGATTCACCCGCTCGTCTGCACCGCGTTCAACGCGGACTTCGACGGTGACCAGATGGCCGTGCACCTGCCGCTCTCCGCGGAGGCGCAGGCCGAGGCCCGCATCCTGATGCTGTCCTCGAACAACATCCTCAAGCCGGCCGACGGCCGTCCGGTGACCATGCCGACCCAGGACATGGTGCTGGGCCTGTTCTTCCTCACCACGGATGAGGAGGAGCGGGAGACCAAGGGCGATGGCCGGTCCTTCTCCTCCACCGCCGAGGCGATCATGGCCTTCGACGCGGGCGAGCTCTCGCTCCAGTCGAAGATCGACATCCGCTTCCCGGTCGGTTCGCTCCCGCCGCTCGGCTGGACTCCGCCGACTCCGGAGGAGGGTGAGCCCGAGTATCAGCCGGGCGACAGCTTCCGGCTGAAGACGACCCTGGGCCGTGCGCTCTTCAATGAGCTGCTGCCCGAGGAGTACCCGTTTGTCGACTACACGGTCGGCAAGAAGCAGCTCTCCCAGATCGTCAACGATCTGGCCGAGCGGTACCCCAAGGTCGTCGTCGCGGCCGCGCTGGACAACCTCAAGGCGGCTGGTTACTACTGGGCCACCCGGTCCGGTGTCACCGTCGCCATCTCCGATGTCGTCGTGCCCGAGGCCAAGAAGGCCATCATTGAGGGCTACGAGGCGCAGGACGAGAAGGTCCAGAAGCAGTACGAGCGCGGTCTGATCACCAAGGACGAGCGCACTCAGGAACTGATCGCGATCTGGACCAAGGCGACCAATGAGGTCTCCGAGGCCATGAACGTGAACTTCCCGAAGACGAACCCGATCTTCATGATGGTCGACTCGGGTGCGCGCGGAAACATGATGCAGATGCGTCAGATCGCCGGTATGCGTGGTCTGGTGTCCAACGCGAAGAACGAGACCATCCCGCGGCCCATTAAGGCGTCGTTCCGTGAGGGTCTGTCCGTGCTGGAGTACTTCATCTCCACCCACGGTGCCCGTAAGGGCCTCGCGGACACCGCGCTGCGTACCGCTGACTCGGGTTACCTGACCCGTCGTCTGGTGGATGTCTCGCAGGACGTGATCATCCGCGAGGAGGACTGCGGCACCGAGCGCGGCCTCAAGCTGGACATCGCGACCACGGGCGCCGACGGTGTGCTGCGTAAGACGGAGGACGTCGAGACCAGCGTGTACGCGCGCTGCCTCGCCGAGGACATCGTCGTCGACGGCAAGGTGCTGGCCCCGGCCGGTACCGACCTGGGCGATGTGCTCATCGACGAGCTGGTCAGGCATGGTGTCGCCACCGTCAAGACCCGCTCGGTCCTCACCTGTGAGTCCGCCGTCGGCACCTGCGCCATGTGCTACGGCCGCTCGCTGGCCACCGGCAAGCTGGTGGACATCGGTGAGGCCGTCGGCATCATCGCGGCCCAGTCGATCGGTGAGCCCGGCACCCAGCTGACGATGCGTACCTTCCACACCGGTGGTGTGGCCGGTGACGACATCACGCAGGGTCTGCCGCGTGTGGTCGAGCTCTTCGAGGCCCGTACGCCCAAGGGCGTCGCCCCCATCTCGGAGGCGGCCGGCCGGGTCCGTATCGAGGAGACCGAGAAGACCAAGAAGGTCGTCGTCACCCCGGACGACGGCTCGGACGAGACCGCCTACGGCGTCTCCAAGCGAGCCCGTCTGATGGTGAGCGACGGCGACCATGTCACGGTCGGCCAGCCGCTCACCGTGGGTGCCACCAACCCGCACGATGTGCTGCGCATCCTTGGCCAGCGTGCGGTCCAGGTGCACCTGGTGGGCGAGGTCCAGAAGGTCTACAACTCGCAGGGTGTGTCGATCCACGACAAGCACATCGAGATCATCATCCGGCAGATGCTGCGCCGTGTGACGATCATCGAGTCCGGCGACGCGGAGCTGCTGCCGGGCGAGCTGGTGGAGCGTTCGAAGTTCGAGGGTGAGAACCGTCGTGTGGTGGCGGAAGGCGGCCACCCGGCCTCCGGCCGTCCGCAGCTGATGGGTATCACCAAGGCCTCGCTGGCCACCGAGTCGTGGCTGTCGGCGGCGTCCTTCCAGGAGACGACCCGGGTGCTCACCGACGCGGCGATCAACGCCAAGTCGGACTCCCTGATCGGCCTCAAGGAGAACGTCATCATCGGTAAGCTCATCCCGGCTGGTACGGGCCTGTCCCGCTACCGGAACATCCGGGTCGAGCCGACCGAGGAGGCCAAGGCCGCGATGTACTCGGCTGTCGGCTACGACGACATCGACTACTCGCCGTTCGGCACGGGCTCCGGCCAG
This window harbors:
- a CDS encoding DNA-directed RNA polymerase subunit beta', which translates into the protein MLDVNFFDELRIGLATADDIRQWSHGEVKKPETINYRTLKPEKDGLFCEKIFGPTRDWECYCGKYKRVRFKGIICERCGVEVTRAKVRRERMGHIELAAPVTHIWYFKGVPSRLGYLLDLAPKDLEKVIYFAAYMITYVDEERRTRDLPSLEAHVSVERQQIEQRRDADLEARAKKQEADLAELEAEGAKADVRRKVREGAEREMKQLRDRAQREIDRLDEVWNRFKNLKVQDLEGDELLYRELRDRFGTYFDGSMGAAALQKRLETFDLEEEAEKLREIIRTGKGQKKTRALKRLKVVSAFLQTSNSPKGMVLDCVPVIPPDLRPMVQLDGGRFATSDLNDLYRRVINRNNRLKRLLDLGAPEIIVNNEKRMLQEAVDALFDNGRRGRPVTGPGNRPLKSLSDMLKGKQGRFRQNLLGKRVDYSARSVIVVGPQLKLHQCGLPKAMALELFKPFVMKRLVDLNHAQNIKSAKRMVERQRTVVYDVLEEVIAEHPVLLNRAPTLHRLGIQAFEPQLVEGKAIQIHPLVCTAFNADFDGDQMAVHLPLSAEAQAEARILMLSSNNILKPADGRPVTMPTQDMVLGLFFLTTDEEERETKGDGRSFSSTAEAIMAFDAGELSLQSKIDIRFPVGSLPPLGWTPPTPEEGEPEYQPGDSFRLKTTLGRALFNELLPEEYPFVDYTVGKKQLSQIVNDLAERYPKVVVAAALDNLKAAGYYWATRSGVTVAISDVVVPEAKKAIIEGYEAQDEKVQKQYERGLITKDERTQELIAIWTKATNEVSEAMNVNFPKTNPIFMMVDSGARGNMMQMRQIAGMRGLVSNAKNETIPRPIKASFREGLSVLEYFISTHGARKGLADTALRTADSGYLTRRLVDVSQDVIIREEDCGTERGLKLDIATTGADGVLRKTEDVETSVYARCLAEDIVVDGKVLAPAGTDLGDVLIDELVRHGVATVKTRSVLTCESAVGTCAMCYGRSLATGKLVDIGEAVGIIAAQSIGEPGTQLTMRTFHTGGVAGDDITQGLPRVVELFEARTPKGVAPISEAAGRVRIEETEKTKKVVVTPDDGSDETAYGVSKRARLMVSDGDHVTVGQPLTVGATNPHDVLRILGQRAVQVHLVGEVQKVYNSQGVSIHDKHIEIIIRQMLRRVTIIESGDAELLPGELVERSKFEGENRRVVAEGGHPASGRPQLMGITKASLATESWLSAASFQETTRVLTDAAINAKSDSLIGLKENVIIGKLIPAGTGLSRYRNIRVEPTEEAKAAMYSAVGYDDIDYSPFGTGSGQAVPLEDYDYGPYNQ